One window of the Synechococcus sp. CC9311 genome contains the following:
- a CDS encoding response regulator transcription factor, translating to MFSDQPPSTSVVFKHLKSSQFYILLIDEFTDQRLSSSLEDRPDLILIDVSHFQFQASLQLIRLIRSKKISVPLINLVRDDHYLARVQSLQAGADDVLSFPFAYEELDARLDSLFRRASMGANHLDGTVLRHTDLELNTDTREVIRDGISAKLTVKEYDLLVYFLQNPGMVLARKTIMNNVWGQSWTGDDNLLDVYIRYLRKKIERPKLEKLIQTVRGVGYILK from the coding sequence TTGTTCTCTGATCAGCCACCATCAACTTCTGTTGTTTTTAAACATCTAAAGTCTTCTCAGTTCTATATTCTGTTGATTGACGAATTTACAGATCAAAGGTTATCCTCAAGCCTTGAGGATCGTCCTGATTTAATCCTTATTGATGTCAGTCACTTTCAATTTCAAGCTTCACTTCAGCTGATTCGACTAATTCGCTCCAAGAAAATATCTGTGCCTCTGATTAATTTGGTTAGGGATGATCACTATTTGGCACGTGTTCAGTCACTCCAGGCTGGTGCTGATGATGTCCTGTCATTTCCTTTTGCTTACGAAGAGCTTGATGCCCGCTTGGATTCGCTCTTCCGCCGTGCATCGATGGGGGCAAACCATCTCGATGGCACAGTGCTTCGTCATACAGATCTAGAACTGAATACCGATACACGTGAAGTGATCCGAGATGGGATCTCAGCCAAACTCACGGTTAAAGAGTATGACCTCTTGGTTTATTTTCTACAAAATCCAGGAATGGTATTGGCTCGAAAAACAATCATGAACAATGTGTGGGGACAAAGCTGGACAGGAGACGATAATCTTCTTGACGTTTATATCCGTTATTTGCGTAAGAAAATTGAGCGCCCCAAACTTGAAAAACTGATACAGACTGTTCGAGGTGTCGGCTATATCTTGAAGTAG
- a CDS encoding HlyD family type I secretion periplasmic adaptor subunit produces MTNSTSNGIAPGSSSNGIAPDSSSKVSTSADSLLSQLPGLSASDSNTLLGRNRLAQALELEDPQDNLFVRRSLYVLGAAALIFFPWAALTPITQVIEASGEVIPQGSVNIIQHLEGGIVSSVNVKNGQSVSKGEALLQLNPQMVGSEFSATKSKLDALIIQQEQLRAAIRGDDVLPSQNNIDVLNPSEIKVSDAQQNLLTSRLANASDQLKSASAVVAEKSAEINGLNKQLKLLIEERDMWASLTQDGASSRLQLVNAQAKVEEIRGARNEATKALAQAKANLQSLQSGLVLEQNSEIAALVNEESVVAENIKKVRFQLSRMVVKAPVSGTVSDLRFSARGAVVAPGAVVASVVPAGTTKLVEARIPSQDIGFVHIGQDVDVNLQPFDSSVYGTIPGRLTSISGDTVQNPDDRQFYYNATIELDRQYLDSSNKKYPVQVGMPIVADIKGQRSNVLQYLFHPFVRTLNGAMRE; encoded by the coding sequence ATGACCAACTCAACTTCAAATGGAATCGCTCCAGGTTCTAGCTCAAATGGAATCGCTCCCGATTCTAGTTCAAAGGTTTCTACTTCAGCCGATTCACTTCTTAGTCAACTTCCTGGTTTGTCAGCATCAGACTCTAATACATTATTAGGTAGAAATAGATTAGCTCAGGCATTAGAACTCGAAGACCCGCAGGATAATTTATTCGTTAGAAGAAGCCTTTATGTCTTAGGTGCAGCAGCTCTTATCTTTTTCCCGTGGGCCGCACTTACGCCGATTACCCAGGTTATAGAAGCTTCCGGTGAAGTTATACCTCAAGGTTCCGTTAACATCATTCAGCATTTAGAGGGTGGTATTGTTTCATCTGTCAACGTCAAAAATGGTCAGTCAGTCAGTAAGGGAGAAGCCTTGCTTCAATTAAATCCGCAAATGGTTGGTAGTGAATTTTCGGCTACAAAATCTAAACTAGATGCTCTTATTATCCAGCAAGAACAGTTGCGCGCCGCAATTCGCGGAGACGATGTATTGCCCAGTCAAAATAACATTGACGTTTTAAATCCAAGTGAAATTAAAGTAAGTGATGCACAACAGAATCTTCTAACGAGTCGATTAGCGAATGCATCAGATCAATTGAAATCTGCTAGCGCCGTTGTTGCTGAGAAATCTGCAGAAATCAATGGTCTCAATAAACAGTTGAAACTACTGATTGAAGAAAGAGACATGTGGGCTTCACTAACACAAGATGGTGCAAGCTCAAGGCTTCAACTTGTTAATGCTCAAGCGAAGGTTGAGGAAATTCGTGGTGCACGCAATGAGGCTACAAAGGCACTGGCTCAAGCAAAAGCTAATCTTCAAAGTCTTCAATCAGGCTTAGTACTCGAACAAAATTCAGAAATAGCAGCCTTGGTTAATGAGGAATCGGTTGTTGCAGAAAATATCAAGAAAGTCCGTTTCCAGCTTTCACGAATGGTTGTAAAAGCGCCAGTATCAGGAACAGTTAGTGACCTTCGTTTTTCTGCCCGCGGAGCTGTTGTTGCACCTGGAGCTGTGGTTGCGTCGGTTGTACCAGCTGGCACCACAAAATTAGTTGAAGCTCGTATCCCATCACAAGATATTGGATTTGTTCATATTGGACAAGATGTTGATGTCAATCTTCAGCCTTTTGATTCCTCTGTTTACGGTACTATTCCTGGACGTTTAACGTCAATTTCTGGGGATACTGTTCAAAACCCCGATGACCGCCAGTTTTATTACAATGCAACAATTGAACTTGATCGGCAGTACCTTGATTCCTCTAATAAAAAATACCCTGTTCAAGTTGGAATGCCCATCGTTGCAGATATAAAAGGGCAGCGCAGTAATGTTCTGCAGTATCTCTTCCATCCATTCGTTCGAACGCTCAATGGGGCGATGCGTGAATGA
- a CDS encoding S-layer family protein has protein sequence MHRVRLDNFSPVVDGSTDEASVAEENKNNFVPNRQSYKGAGVADNPEGVTEFNDVEIKTPVVEVANPSPPSQQVTSDIGNIPVDAGGLGADANPFFEGLEEAFTIDAVSPTNLLTAPLAESSDADIPQPQDFAPDAEPPADTEIEPEPTPDPDPVPPTISVEDFGDVLVFDGGLNNGNFVGVQSAEDLLKFDPSIVGPGGLGAIALVSFASNFTVSAPSAGLVSREITYGLELEVPEGTTLNANNLADQTAVLKSGTNDIYLFEVNGTIFGSISPTTVSGNEVFRTFIDSSTGLLTFEQFLPIQHVNSIDTTTSDAATILDRMLLADNQIQLTARVTDDYGSGQVLSATAFVDLGGNIQFGDDGPAEGTIATPTISAALLTSLNTGDGGLLDGNDKALPATVTSAALADTFTGAVTPDYGADIDAPPAEVTIDTAGNGFTFDLDTSSANANGAVDTQLTLSDGVGVAGTQVYAYLTNSGRTIVGRTADTGSTDGDSVFTLTIDQATGAITQTQNEAFAHSLITNGTGTVGVGTVPSGTYSTTPIDPATGDSGDSVDLGVLNISVSADVRTTDSDGDYVIQAVSTGDIADGFKFFDDGPAEGTIATPTISAALLTSLNTGDGGLLDGNDKALPATVTSAALADTFTGAVTPDYGADIDAPPAEVTIDTAGNGFTFDLDTSSANANGAVDTQLTLSDGVGVAGTQVYAYLTNSGRTIVGRTADTGSTDGDSVFTLTIDQATGAITQTQNEAFAHSLITNGTGTVGVGTVPSGTYSTTPIDPATGDSGDSVDLGVLNISVSADVRTTDSDGDYVIQAVSTGDIADGFKFFDDGPADFAPANATLDNDGSDEVTETLNPTALRPGADELGSLTFTGINNGDDALIKSGGNTVSYYLINNGTELIASTKTLAEWNSLSPTDQADPNAADYVFTITLDPSQSNYTVKEYATIDGTTDTTLNYDVKLTDEDLDFVDGDFEVTWAPSPAVLKVGENISDVASSTTPYKVDYDLVSKSDIIPTGSGTIEGTNGEDILIGDVGGGSLVNQSINLSLVLDVSRSMILSNINFNNASVTRFSALQTATKDLLSEIAQSGATAKVQIVKYSTEGSDVGYYNFTSGDDQTVLNQAFQDIDDLQAGGGTNYEAGLVTALNWISGGITSNTPLNVNQTDKDKVIFISDGEPSFYYRGNDTQEVNGPGNTFSQAAIDHIQGNYNGSGPDDTVDERLQIENQQFSIEAVGIATGNTATSRLSEVEIRGQATAITTGQQLEDVLGQLTGLDELNDVGNDVINGDDGDDLIFGDVTYTDDLIGNTVQNTAGVTVQVPSNNLVIGDGWKVFEALESQSDWDREDTVNYIRNNSDEVAKETVLNDGTTRSGGDDNISGGSGDDTIYGQEGDDTIAGDEGDDRIAGGTGDDTMTGGDGDDQFVFFKGQGRESTENAFFDNFDDRTQLSGSNWSQWTETGDNNPGDFGGRGNANTGLIKSAYRNGGPINSTAIEFDNADNNRSLTSDLITINQSQINQGGTVELSFDWNESAGGTTRYVEVYYVNQGGFETSSGFRVTGNSNSGSTTLDLTSYVASNSSFKVRFKSSGNWRDQDEIYFDNISIDIVNPISSIDVITDFNLPSQTGSDTIEIVGDNISGVSATNSGLTSSIGGIVYEINVSYTNQSDDIFYVDLPTGSLNGNITIAANSATLDGPIAGAQLFLDQDFDGSIDANELIGVTDANGEVAWQIPLADLDVNQDGIFTLGEARAVQTGGTDTETGLSYAINLFGPAAGNVITPLTSLLQARIENGDDRETAQSELQQALDLPSETAITSLNPMTSTAEVFATTAGVMTLAVQLAELSAVQQQISPAEVSFEVFTALSDQIVANGKDNSIQLADKALINDVAEQLGLDGIDANVLEFLSSSQLAIESSILNLTPDDNAVDAVSAVQVLTQGEYAGMLAQVANGELSSGALLDLTDNLNQIAEDNGLNSEAVQQAEAQTAAAYETQALSPEANEIDPDPTQTTGDELGNNEIDLLTTTIDSNTPVGDSSTAAEDSSTNLDQDTESNEGTPLTTTSTELTQSNELEEANDFSTEDLVGQYLESNPVEDDVIAEVYEMINSNLDSDIINSDIAIEDLSIGNEEYENELDIDVDLDMVIIDSMDEMPLDVAEDYSVLA, from the coding sequence TTGCACAGGGTTCGTTTGGATAATTTTTCACCGGTCGTTGATGGTTCTACTGATGAAGCGTCTGTTGCTGAGGAAAACAAAAATAATTTTGTGCCCAATCGTCAGTCCTATAAGGGTGCTGGAGTCGCAGATAATCCTGAAGGAGTCACTGAATTTAATGACGTTGAAATTAAAACTCCTGTTGTTGAAGTTGCTAACCCTTCACCCCCCAGCCAGCAAGTCACTAGTGATATAGGCAATATTCCTGTAGATGCTGGTGGTTTAGGTGCTGATGCCAATCCATTTTTTGAGGGATTAGAAGAAGCCTTCACGATTGATGCTGTTTCTCCTACAAATCTTTTAACAGCGCCTCTTGCAGAATCTTCAGATGCAGATATTCCTCAACCGCAAGATTTTGCTCCCGATGCTGAACCACCTGCAGACACTGAGATAGAACCAGAACCAACTCCAGACCCCGATCCAGTTCCACCGACCATCTCAGTCGAGGACTTCGGCGACGTACTGGTTTTTGATGGTGGGCTGAACAATGGAAATTTCGTTGGTGTTCAATCAGCCGAAGACCTACTCAAATTCGATCCATCAATTGTTGGACCCGGCGGTCTAGGCGCAATCGCTTTAGTCAGCTTTGCTAGCAATTTCACCGTTTCAGCCCCGAGTGCAGGACTGGTATCCCGCGAAATCACTTATGGCCTGGAGTTAGAAGTTCCAGAAGGAACAACGCTCAACGCCAACAACCTGGCTGATCAAACAGCAGTGTTGAAGAGTGGCACTAACGACATCTATCTTTTTGAAGTCAATGGAACCATCTTTGGGTCAATATCGCCCACGACTGTTAGCGGCAATGAGGTTTTCAGAACCTTTATTGACTCCAGCACTGGACTTCTGACATTTGAACAATTTTTACCCATACAGCACGTCAATAGCATTGACACCACCACAAGTGATGCAGCAACAATTCTGGATCGGATGCTTTTGGCCGATAACCAGATTCAGCTGACAGCAAGAGTCACAGACGATTACGGCTCAGGACAAGTCCTCAGCGCTACAGCCTTTGTTGACTTGGGAGGCAATATTCAATTCGGTGATGACGGCCCAGCAGAAGGCACCATTGCCACACCCACCATCTCAGCCGCTCTGCTGACCAGCCTCAACACCGGCGATGGTGGTCTCTTAGACGGCAATGACAAGGCACTTCCTGCCACTGTCACCTCTGCCGCTCTCGCTGACACCTTCACGGGTGCTGTCACTCCTGACTACGGCGCCGACATCGACGCACCTCCCGCAGAGGTCACCATCGATACCGCTGGTAATGGCTTCACCTTCGACCTCGATACCTCGTCAGCCAATGCCAACGGCGCGGTCGATACACAACTCACCCTGTCTGATGGTGTCGGTGTAGCGGGTACGCAGGTCTACGCCTATCTCACCAATTCAGGCCGCACCATCGTCGGCCGTACCGCTGATACGGGCAGCACCGATGGCGATTCGGTCTTCACCCTGACCATCGACCAGGCCACCGGTGCGATCACACAAACCCAGAACGAGGCCTTCGCACACTCGTTGATCACCAATGGCACCGGCACCGTTGGGGTCGGCACCGTTCCCAGCGGCACCTACAGCACAACACCTATCGACCCGGCCACCGGGGACTCCGGGGACTCCGTCGACCTCGGCGTTCTCAACATCTCCGTCTCCGCTGATGTCCGCACCACCGATTCCGATGGTGATTACGTCATTCAGGCCGTCTCAACCGGCGACATCGCAGACGGCTTCAAATTCTTTGATGACGGCCCAGCAGAAGGCACCATTGCCACACCCACCATCTCAGCCGCTCTGCTGACCAGCCTCAACACCGGCGATGGTGGTCTCTTAGACGGCAATGACAAGGCACTTCCTGCCACTGTCACCTCTGCCGCTCTCGCTGACACCTTCACGGGTGCTGTCACTCCTGACTACGGCGCCGACATCGACGCACCTCCCGCAGAGGTCACCATCGATACCGCTGGTAATGGCTTCACCTTCGACCTCGATACCTCGTCAGCCAATGCCAACGGCGCGGTCGATACACAACTCACCCTGTCTGATGGTGTCGGTGTAGCGGGTACGCAGGTCTACGCCTATCTCACCAATTCAGGCCGCACCATCGTCGGCCGTACCGCTGATACGGGCAGCACCGATGGCGATTCGGTCTTCACCCTGACCATCGACCAGGCCACCGGTGCGATCACACAAACCCAGAACGAGGCCTTCGCACACTCGTTGATCACCAATGGCACCGGCACCGTTGGGGTCGGCACCGTTCCCAGCGGCACCTACAGCACAACACCTATCGACCCGGCCACCGGGGACTCCGGGGACTCCGTCGACCTCGGCGTTCTCAACATCTCCGTCTCCGCTGATGTCCGCACCACCGATTCCGATGGTGATTACGTCATTCAGGCCGTCTCAACCGGCGACATCGCAGACGGCTTCAAATTCTTTGATGACGGCCCAGCAGATTTTGCACCTGCAAACGCGACACTCGATAATGACGGATCAGATGAAGTAACGGAGACGTTGAATCCAACAGCGCTTAGGCCTGGGGCAGACGAATTAGGCTCACTTACATTTACTGGAATCAATAATGGCGACGACGCTTTAATAAAAAGTGGCGGTAATACGGTCAGCTATTACCTAATCAACAATGGAACAGAACTAATTGCATCGACAAAGACACTCGCCGAGTGGAATAGCCTATCGCCGACCGATCAGGCCGATCCGAACGCTGCTGACTATGTCTTTACAATCACACTTGATCCAAGCCAGTCAAATTACACCGTCAAAGAATATGCAACAATCGACGGAACAACTGATACCACATTGAATTATGATGTCAAATTAACAGACGAAGATCTTGACTTTGTTGACGGCGACTTTGAAGTAACTTGGGCGCCATCGCCGGCAGTGCTAAAAGTCGGAGAAAATATAAGTGACGTCGCAAGCTCAACTACTCCTTACAAAGTTGATTACGATTTAGTGAGCAAATCTGACATAATCCCAACAGGGTCAGGAACAATCGAAGGAACTAATGGCGAAGACATATTAATCGGAGACGTCGGCGGCGGATCACTAGTAAACCAAAGCATAAATCTTTCACTGGTGCTCGATGTATCGCGCAGCATGATTCTGAGTAACATCAACTTCAACAATGCGTCAGTAACGCGCTTTAGTGCATTGCAAACCGCAACAAAAGACTTGTTGAGCGAAATAGCTCAAAGTGGCGCAACAGCAAAAGTGCAAATTGTTAAATACTCAACCGAAGGGAGTGATGTAGGATACTACAATTTTACGAGTGGCGACGATCAAACGGTTCTAAACCAAGCTTTCCAAGACATCGATGACCTCCAGGCAGGCGGAGGGACAAACTACGAAGCAGGATTGGTCACTGCCCTGAACTGGATCAGCGGTGGGATTACATCCAATACACCGTTAAATGTTAATCAAACGGATAAAGATAAGGTGATATTCATATCGGATGGAGAGCCATCTTTTTATTATAGAGGCAATGACACCCAAGAGGTCAATGGGCCTGGAAATACTTTTAGTCAAGCCGCAATAGATCACATACAAGGAAACTACAACGGTAGTGGACCGGACGACACCGTTGACGAAAGGCTACAGATCGAGAATCAGCAATTTTCGATCGAAGCAGTTGGAATTGCCACAGGCAATACGGCTACCAGCAGACTAAGTGAAGTCGAAATCAGGGGTCAAGCAACAGCAATTACAACAGGGCAGCAGCTTGAGGATGTCCTCGGCCAACTGACAGGCCTGGATGAACTCAATGATGTAGGCAACGACGTAATCAACGGAGATGATGGGGATGACCTTATTTTTGGCGATGTAACCTATACAGACGATTTGATCGGAAACACTGTACAAAACACAGCAGGCGTAACAGTACAGGTCCCATCAAATAACTTGGTGATTGGTGATGGCTGGAAAGTCTTTGAAGCTCTAGAAAGCCAGAGCGACTGGGATAGAGAAGATACGGTCAACTACATCAGAAACAACTCTGATGAAGTAGCCAAAGAAACAGTGCTAAACGATGGCACAACGCGCAGTGGGGGCGACGACAATATCAGTGGCGGAAGTGGCGACGACACGATTTATGGCCAGGAAGGCGACGACACGATTGCTGGAGACGAAGGAGACGATCGGATTGCTGGAGGAACTGGTGACGACACGATGACCGGCGGGGATGGTGATGATCAGTTCGTGTTCTTCAAAGGGCAGGGGAGAGAATCTACAGAAAACGCATTCTTTGATAATTTTGACGACAGAACACAACTATCGGGAAGCAATTGGAGCCAGTGGACTGAAACCGGCGACAACAATCCTGGGGACTTCGGCGGCAGAGGAAATGCAAACACTGGCCTTATCAAAAGTGCATATCGCAATGGTGGACCAATCAACAGCACAGCCATTGAATTCGACAATGCTGACAACAACCGGTCCCTGACAAGTGATCTGATCACCATCAACCAATCACAGATAAACCAGGGTGGAACTGTTGAATTGTCATTCGATTGGAATGAAAGCGCAGGCGGCACCACTAGATACGTTGAAGTATATTATGTGAATCAAGGAGGCTTTGAAACAAGCAGCGGATTTAGGGTCACAGGAAATTCAAATTCGGGGAGCACAACACTGGATCTAACCAGCTATGTCGCAAGCAACAGCTCATTCAAGGTTCGATTTAAATCGAGCGGAAATTGGAGAGACCAGGATGAAATCTATTTCGACAACATTTCAATCGACATCGTCAATCCAATCTCAAGCATCGATGTCATCACAGACTTCAATCTACCCAGCCAGACCGGATCAGACACAATTGAAATCGTTGGAGACAATATTAGCGGCGTATCAGCCACGAACTCAGGTCTCACATCATCAATTGGAGGAATCGTCTACGAAATCAATGTCAGCTACACGAATCAAAGCGACGATATTTTCTACGTTGATCTCCCCACAGGAAGCCTGAATGGCAACATCACGATCGCAGCAAACTCCGCAACCTTGGATGGGCCCATCGCAGGTGCACAACTCTTCCTTGATCAAGACTTCGATGGATCCATCGACGCCAATGAACTGATCGGGGTCACCGATGCAAACGGTGAAGTCGCATGGCAGATCCCCCTGGCAGACCTCGATGTCAATCAAGACGGCATCTTCACTCTCGGTGAAGCACGGGCCGTGCAGACCGGCGGAACAGACACCGAAACAGGCCTCAGCTACGCCATCAATCTGTTTGGGCCAGCCGCAGGCAATGTGATCACACCACTCACCAGTCTGTTGCAGGCACGGATCGAAAACGGTGACGATCGGGAGACGGCGCAGTCCGAGCTGCAACAAGCACTCGATCTGCCTTCAGAGACGGCGATCACATCCTTGAACCCAATGACCAGCACAGCCGAGGTGTTCGCCACCACGGCAGGCGTGATGACACTCGCCGTTCAACTGGCCGAACTCAGCGCTGTTCAGCAGCAGATCTCTCCTGCAGAGGTGTCCTTTGAGGTGTTCACTGCGCTGTCCGACCAGATCGTGGCCAACGGAAAAGATAATTCAATCCAACTGGCAGACAAGGCGCTGATCAACGATGTAGCCGAACAACTCGGCCTTGATGGCATCGATGCCAATGTTCTGGAGTTCCTCTCCTCCAGCCAACTGGCCATTGAGAGTTCGATTCTCAACCTGACACCTGATGACAATGCGGTGGATGCCGTCAGCGCCGTGCAGGTTCTTACTCAGGGTGAATACGCTGGCATGCTGGCTCAGGTCGCTAATGGTGAGTTGAGTAGTGGTGCTCTGCTGGATCTGACGGACAATCTCAACCAGATCGCTGAAGACAATGGGCTCAACAGCGAAGCGGTGCAACAGGCAGAAGCACAAACAGCTGCCGCCTATGAAACACAAGCACTCTCCCCTGAGGCCAATGAGATAGATCCTGATCCGACACAAACCACAGGCGATGAGCTTGGGAATAACGAAATTGATTTGTTAACTACAACCATTGATTCCAATACGCCTGTAGGAGACTCATCGACTGCGGCTGAAGACTCAAGCACTAATCTTGATCAAGATACAGAGAGCAATGAAGGCACTCCATTAACAACTACAAGCACAGAATTAACCCAGTCCAACGAGCTTGAAGAAGCCAATGATTTCAGCACAGAGGATCTTGTGGGTCAGTACCTCGAATCCAATCCTGTAGAAGATGATGTGATCGCAGAGGTGTATGAAATGATCAACAGTAATCTCGATTCAGACATTATTAATTCTGATATTGCCATAGAAGACTTATCGATTGGTAACGAGGAGTACGAAAACGAACTCGATATCGATGTAGATTTAGATATGGTTATAATCGATTCCATGGATGAGATGCCACTTGATGTTGCTGAGGATTATTCCGTTCTTGCCTAA